A single window of Butyricicoccus intestinisimiae DNA harbors:
- a CDS encoding histidine triad nucleotide-binding protein yields MTDCLFCKIISGEIPSVKVYEDEYCYAFNDIAPAAPSHFLVIPKQHIPSAAAVTPENSMIVAKCFEAIAKITKEKGIESFRIVSNIGEQAQQSVFHLHFHVLSGRDMTWPPG; encoded by the coding sequence ATGACTGATTGTTTGTTTTGCAAGATCATTTCCGGCGAAATTCCGTCCGTAAAGGTCTACGAAGACGAATACTGCTATGCATTCAATGATATTGCTCCGGCGGCACCTTCTCATTTTTTGGTGATTCCCAAGCAGCATATCCCGTCTGCTGCCGCAGTAACACCGGAAAACAGCATGATTGTCGCAAAGTGCTTTGAAGCAATTGCAAAAATCACAAAGGAAAAGGGCATTGAAAGCTTTCGCATTGTCTCCAACATTGGGGAACAGGCACAGCAGAGTGTATTCCATCTGCATTTTCATGTTCTGTCCGGCCGTGATATGACATGGCCTCCAGGCTAA
- the alaS gene encoding alanine--tRNA ligase — MHYMGLNEIREKFLEFFESKGHLRLPSFSLIPQGDKSLLLINSGMAPLKPYFTGEQEPPRRRVTTCQKCIRTGDIENVGKTARHGTFFEMLGNFSFGDYFKEEAITWSWEFLTKVMEIPEDRLYPSIYENDDEAFEIWNKKIGVPADRIFRFGKEDNFWEHGSGPCGPCSEIYFDRGEKYGCGKPGCTVGCDCDRYMEVWNNVFSQFNNDGHGNYTDLIQKNIDTGMGLERLAVVMQDVDSLFDVDTVKNITDHVSKISGKTYGESYKTDVSLRVITDHIRSTVMMICDGVIPSNEGRGYVLRRLLRRAARHGKLLGINEPFLYKVCDTVIHESGGAYPALIEKQEYIRKVIQVEEERFDATVDAGLSILHDMIEKAKNAGSKELPAADAFKLHDTYGFPIDLTIEILEEQGMSTDRDGFDALIQEQKERSREDRKRMGDVGWASEDLGLDKSLKTEFCGYTQLEAEGNVLALVSEGESTDAVRAGSKVTVVLDKTPFYAEMGGQVPDYGTMSHGDCEIEITNVQKNGDGRIYLHSGVVKSGVVSRGDTLVCKVDKERRQAICRSHTATHLLQEALRQVLGSHVEQAGSYTDADHVRFDFTHFAAMTPEEIAKVESIVNNIILEGLEVRTDEMPIEEAKKLGAMALFGEKYGDIVRVVRAGDVSIEFCGGTHLDNTAKAGMFKIVSEASVAAGVRRIEALTGRKFLELFEERQKTLNDTAAALKTTPTDLVQRADQVVEEIRGLTRNVDSLNSKIAEMKLSELLNAAEDVNGVSVIAAKLDDTPEVMRSIGDILKERNANGVAVLATVTGESKIQLLCVAGKDAVKAGAHAGKIIKEVAKLCGGGGGGRPDSASAGGKKPEKLDEALQAVCSVVAGIVK; from the coding sequence ATGCATTACATGGGTTTGAATGAGATTCGTGAAAAGTTTCTCGAATTCTTTGAATCAAAAGGCCATCTGCGTCTGCCGAGCTTTTCGTTGATCCCGCAGGGCGATAAGTCCCTGCTGCTGATCAATTCCGGCATGGCACCGCTGAAGCCGTACTTTACCGGTGAGCAGGAGCCGCCGCGCCGCCGCGTGACGACCTGCCAGAAATGTATCCGTACCGGCGACATCGAGAATGTAGGCAAGACCGCTCGTCACGGCACCTTCTTCGAAATGCTCGGCAACTTCTCTTTTGGCGATTACTTCAAGGAAGAAGCCATCACTTGGAGCTGGGAGTTTCTGACCAAGGTAATGGAAATTCCGGAAGATCGTCTGTACCCGTCTATCTATGAAAACGATGACGAGGCATTTGAGATTTGGAACAAGAAGATCGGTGTGCCGGCGGATCGCATTTTCCGTTTTGGCAAGGAAGATAACTTCTGGGAGCATGGCTCCGGTCCGTGCGGTCCGTGCTCGGAGATTTATTTTGACCGCGGCGAAAAGTATGGCTGCGGCAAGCCGGGTTGTACCGTAGGCTGTGACTGCGACCGTTATATGGAAGTATGGAACAACGTATTCTCCCAGTTCAACAATGATGGCCACGGCAACTACACCGACCTGATTCAGAAAAACATCGACACCGGCATGGGCTTGGAGCGTTTGGCTGTTGTTATGCAGGACGTAGATTCCCTGTTCGATGTAGATACCGTTAAGAATATTACGGATCACGTGTCTAAGATTTCCGGCAAGACGTACGGCGAATCGTACAAGACCGATGTATCTCTGCGCGTTATCACCGACCATATCCGTTCCACAGTTATGATGATTTGCGACGGCGTTATCCCGTCCAACGAAGGCCGCGGCTACGTGCTGCGCCGTCTGCTGCGCCGCGCTGCCCGTCATGGCAAGCTGCTCGGCATCAACGAGCCGTTCCTGTACAAGGTATGTGATACGGTTATTCACGAAAGCGGCGGCGCATATCCGGCTCTGATTGAGAAGCAGGAGTACATTCGCAAGGTTATTCAGGTGGAGGAAGAGCGCTTCGATGCAACGGTTGACGCTGGTCTGTCCATTCTGCACGATATGATCGAGAAGGCAAAGAATGCAGGTTCTAAGGAGCTTCCGGCTGCCGATGCATTCAAGCTGCATGATACCTACGGTTTCCCGATTGATCTGACAATTGAAATTCTGGAAGAACAGGGCATGAGCACCGATCGCGACGGCTTTGACGCTCTGATTCAGGAGCAGAAGGAACGTTCCCGTGAGGACCGCAAGCGCATGGGCGATGTCGGCTGGGCTTCCGAAGATCTGGGTCTGGACAAGTCTCTCAAGACCGAATTCTGCGGATACACGCAGCTGGAAGCAGAGGGCAATGTACTCGCTCTGGTTTCTGAAGGCGAGAGCACGGATGCGGTTCGCGCCGGTTCCAAGGTAACCGTTGTTCTGGATAAGACCCCGTTCTACGCTGAGATGGGCGGTCAGGTACCGGATTACGGCACCATGTCCCACGGTGACTGCGAGATTGAAATTACCAATGTACAGAAAAACGGCGACGGCCGCATTTATCTGCACTCCGGTGTTGTAAAGAGCGGTGTTGTCAGCCGCGGCGACACGCTGGTATGCAAGGTTGACAAGGAACGCCGTCAGGCAATCTGCCGTTCTCATACCGCAACCCATCTGTTGCAGGAAGCTCTGCGTCAGGTACTGGGCAGCCATGTAGAACAGGCCGGTTCGTACACCGATGCTGACCATGTTCGTTTCGACTTCACACACTTTGCCGCTATGACGCCGGAAGAGATTGCAAAGGTCGAAAGCATCGTCAACAATATCATTCTGGAAGGTCTGGAAGTTCGCACCGACGAGATGCCGATTGAAGAGGCAAAGAAGCTCGGCGCAATGGCTCTATTCGGAGAAAAGTACGGCGACATCGTTCGCGTTGTTCGCGCCGGTGATGTATCCATCGAATTCTGCGGTGGCACCCATTTGGACAACACGGCAAAGGCAGGCATGTTCAAGATTGTCAGCGAAGCTTCTGTTGCCGCTGGTGTGCGCCGTATCGAAGCACTGACCGGCCGCAAGTTCTTGGAGCTGTTTGAGGAGCGCCAGAAGACCCTGAACGACACGGCAGCAGCACTCAAGACCACCCCGACCGATCTGGTTCAGCGTGCGGATCAGGTCGTTGAAGAAATTCGCGGTCTGACGCGCAATGTAGACAGCCTGAACAGCAAGATTGCAGAGATGAAGCTATCTGAACTGCTGAACGCTGCAGAAGACGTCAACGGCGTTTCTGTTATCGCAGCCAAGCTTGATGACACGCCGGAGGTTATGCGTTCGATTGGTGACATCCTCAAGGAGCGCAATGCAAATGGCGTTGCTGTTCTGGCAACGGTTACCGGTGAGAGCAAGATTCAGCTGCTGTGTGTAGCTGGCAAGGATGCTGTCAAGGCTGGTGCACACGCTGGCAAGATCATCAAGGAAGTTGCAAAGCTGTGCGGCGGTGGCGGCGGCGGTCGTCCGGACTCCGCATCCGCAGGCGGCAAGAAGCCGGAGAAGCTGGATGAGGCACTGCAGGCAGTTTGTTCTGTAGTTGCCGGTATTGTTAAGTAA